The nucleotide window TCAGCCGTTACTTCAGCGTCACTATCTGCTCGGTGTGGTTTATCATGACCAAGTCCAAATTCATCAGACAGATCTTGTAGTTTATAACTATCAATTCCTGGATACATTATTCTTGCTAACTCGACTGTATCCAATTTTTTCATTTTTCCAAGCGAAATACCTGCACGAGTCATTTCCCTCTCCAAAAATGTCCAATCAAAAGAAACGTTATGAGCGACAAATATGGTATCTTCTAATAGATTAGCAATGATTGGTGCTACATCTTCAAATAGCGGAGCATCTCTCACATCTTTTGGTGAGATTCCTGTTAATTCTTGAATAAAAGCAGGAATTGGCTTTTCTGGATTTAAAAAAGTAGCGTAGGTTTCGAGTCGCTTTCCAGATTCTACAAAGCAAGCAGCAAATTGAATAATCCGGTCATCACGTGAAGCTTGATTTCCAGTTGTCTCTAGATCCACCACAATATAACGTTTCTGTTTCATCTGCTCCACCTCTTTCTATACTGCTTTTATTCAAAAATAACGTTGTAAACAAACGAGCAGCTTGAGCAAAAATTCGCTCAAGCTCCCCGAATTACTTATAAAGTAGTATGCGCTTTTTCTTCTGGAAGAATCATTTCGATTTGATTTTGCTCGTCTAATACGACGATTTTTGGTTCGTGTGTGCTTGCTTCCTCTTTGGTAAACATCCCATAGCTAATAATAATAACGACATCGCCAACTTGCACGTGTCTTGCAGCAGCACCGTTTAGACAAATCACGCCACTACCAGGCTCTCCAGGGATGATATAGGTTTCAATTCTTGCGCCATTGTTATTATTGACAATTTGTACTTTTTCATTAGGGAGCATGTCGACTGCTTCTAGGATAG belongs to Listeria ivanovii subsp. ivanovii and includes:
- the panD gene encoding aspartate 1-decarboxylase, giving the protein MIRTMMNGKIHRATVTEANLNYVGSITIDSAILEAVDMLPNEKVQIVNNNNGARIETYIIPGEPGSGVICLNGAAARHVQVGDVVIIISYGMFTKEEASTHEPKIVVLDEQNQIEMILPEEKAHTTL